Part of the Dermatophilus congolensis genome is shown below.
CCCGGGCGACCGCCCCCGCGAACGTCCAACCCCAACCCATTCGCTAGAACGATCAACCCAGGAAGGAACCATGCGCGACTACACCTCCGTCGACGGCTACACCATCGACACAGGAAGCAGCCCGTTCACCCCGCAGACCCCCGCGCCCGCCGTCCAGCCCAAGGCCGAAGCGTCGGCCGTCCAGCCCGAGCGCCAAGAGCCCGCCCCCGAAGCGGCTGCCCCGCGAACCTCCGAAGCCAGCAGCGCGCCGTGGAACTACACCACGCGCCAGGCCACCCACATCGACGAGGCCGGCTACAGGGACACCACACGGGGCACCATCGCCACCGACAACACCGACTGGAAGGGCGTGACCCGCGGGGTCGTCAAGAGGCGCTTTCCGCCCCAGCACTGACACCAACCCCATGGCACGCAACCCCACGCGCGTGCCATGGGCCTGCTGGCTCGCTTCGAAACCGGGCGGGTAGGTGTCCGCTATCCGATCCCGAACGGATCCTGTCCGCACGTAACGGGGTGGAGCCAATTGAGGCCGTCATTCCGGGGCCGGATTAGCTTGACACAGCCAGCTGGGGGTGCATTTCCCGATGGATGTATGTGCGGGGGTAGTTTTTGGTGGTGTTGCGACGTGGATTTTTTACTCGACGGTTAGTGCTCGTCGGTAGGTAGAAAAATCTTGGGGTGGAGTGGGATCTGTGTGGAAGGGGTGGCTTATCTGTCGTTTGTGGGTGGTGGTTGAGGTTGTTAATCGTGTGGCGGGAGTTGGTTTAAGAGGGGTGGTGTGGGCTTGTTGGTGGTGTGTTCGGAGTTTTGGGGTTGGGCGGTTCGGTGGTGGGGATGACGGGAATGATTCCGGTGTAGGTGAATTCGCAGGCGGGTAGGGCGCCGGTTTCGGGTTCTAGGTCATCGAGGATGCTACCGATGGCGGCTTGTGCCTCTTCAGCGTATTTTTCGTCGGCTTCACGGACGAGGCGGCGTGCATCTTCTAGTGAGGTGCCAAGGATCATGTAGTAGTCAACGATGATTGAGCGGACTTGGGCGCGCATGACTTCGGCAGACAGGGGGGCTTCGGCTACGGGGCGTGCGGTGCGGCGCGAGAGGTCCCACATGGTGGATTGGACGTTTTCGCGGGAGCCGCCTTTACCGAAGCAGAGAGCGAGGTCGTCGGAGATGCGGGCTAGTTCAATCATGAGTTGGACGTATTCTTCGGGAATTTCTTCGCCCATTTGGACCGAGATAGTGCCGCGGCGTACGAGGACGCGGGCGTTGCGGACGGCGCGATCCATGGGTTCGAGTGCGTCAGCGATGGTTTTCATTTCTTCGTGTCGGGAGCGGTACCAGGGCAGGATTGTGGTGATTTCGAGGGAGTCGGCGGCGAATCCGCGTAGCGTGGTGAGGTCTTTTTCCATGGCACGGGCTTCTTCGAGGACGTCTTCGGCTGCGTTTCGATCGGCGGTGCGGATGGTTTTGACGCTGCTAAGTAGGAGGCTGCCGAGGCGTTCGAGCAGAAGTGATGCGTGGGAGTTGGGTCTGCGGAACACGGAGCTGGGGACGATGCCTGCGAAGAGCAGACCGATGGATGCGCCGATGAGGGCTTCGCTCCAGCGTCCGGCTGGGGT
Proteins encoded:
- a CDS encoding FUSC family protein, with translation MLRFAPRNVIRSSGRWIDHSAELSRRQAKQRAREVRAKISFIAQCSIAAGATYLIAKHVFNVAVPLYAPVAAILTLGMSYGKRFSRAAEVTIGVAIGTLVGELFFMTVGMGAWQVCAIVAIAMVLASAFGASTLMINQAGIQGLIIAMLAGSTTPAGRWSEALIGASIGLLFAGIVPSSVFRRPNSHASLLLERLGSLLLSSVKTIRTADRNAAEDVLEEARAMEKDLTTLRGFAADSLEITTILPWYRSRHEEMKTIADALEPMDRAVRNARVLVRRGTISVQMGEEIPEEYVQLMIELARISDDLALCFGKGGSRENVQSTMWDLSRRTARPVAEAPLSAEVMRAQVRSIIVDYYMILGTSLEDARRLVREADEKYAEEAQAAIGSILDDLEPETGALPACEFTYTGIIPVIPTTEPPNPKTPNTPPTSPHHPS